A region of the Clostridium sp. AN503 genome:
CGCTTATAGTCAACCATCTCTTAGTCCTCCATATGTGATCACTGGTGTTTTTGCCATGGCCATCTGACCAGCAAGTAGTTCCTTGTATGTGGGCTTTACAAGTTCCACCGACTGGGCGCCTGCACGCATGAGTTCATATATGAGCCTGGATGGTGTGATATCCCGCCCAATTGTTTTCTGCCATTCGGTATATGACTCGCACGCTGTCTGCACTGCTGCCTGCACCGTTTCCTCAACATCCCGGTCAGCGCGGCTTATGTAGTATACAAATTCGATTTCATACTCCACCTTTTCCGGTTTCTTGATCACGACTTTATCCGTCAGTGGACGGATATTTTCATCCCTCAGATACGTCTCAAGGCCTTCCATAAAACTATCCGTCGGGAAATCCCCTTCCACTGTCACATAGATGTCAACTTCGCCCGGAGCCTCCGACACAACCCGGCATTCATCGATCGCTGAACTGTATGTCTTAACCCAGTATTCATAAGATGCGGCAGGCCCAGCCGTTGAAAATCCTGATGGTGCGAGATAAACGCGTTCTGCAAGGCTTTCATCGCTTTCTCTGTCCGCCCCTCCAGATGTCATGGATGTATTTTCTGCACTCAGCGTGTAGGGAAGCGGATCTACAAGTGTATGGATATCTCCAGGCAAAAAACCATTTCCGGTTATTCCACTCAGCTGACACACCGCCGTCACTTCTGCTGTTAGATCTCCTGCCGGGATCCTGGCCTCCTGCACTGTTTCAAAATATAAGTCCTGCCCTTTTACACGGATTCCTGCCGGGATCCTCGCATCTCTGCTGATTGCCGCAGAAAGTGTAAAGCGCATCGTTGTCCTAGCTGGCTTTGCTTCATTTCTTGTAACGCCTTTGACTGCTGCAAGGTTATCCAAAAAATCTCCTGTACTGTATTTCAGCAATCCCATCTTTCCTGCTCGGTCCTCGTACTGGAATCCCTGATAAAGTTCTGTTGCGCAGGCATACAATATCAGCCGGTAAGGATCAGCTGGAGCAAGGCTGATATCTTTCCCGGTCAGTTCCCGGTAACGCTTTTCAAAATTTTTTATCATACGCTCCTGCACTTCCGTGAAACTAATATTGTCAATAAAGCTGACGTCCGGAAAGTCATGCAGTTTCTTCAATGCTTCTGCCATCATTCCGCCCCCTTTCCTGTAAAGAAAATTCTTGCCGTTACCACACCGTTATCACGAGCAAAAACGATATCCCTTATCTGTACCCTTGGCTCATACTTTTCCACCTTTTGTACCGCCTCCAGATAAAATAAATTCTCCGCCACCTCGGGTATGTCATCCAGACATTCCCATGAGATCCCAAAATCCCGGTCCGCCGGCTGGCTTCCCGCCTTGGTTCCGAACAGCGCAGTGAGCGTGCGCACCAGTTCTTCCTCGTGTTCTGTGTTTTCAACCGTTATCTTAAAACGTTCCATTTCTCACCTCACACATATTCCTGCAGCATCAGAGAAACTGTCGCCTTATATACCCCTCCATTGCGCAGGATGATATCATACGCTTGGGAACACTTTGTAATCACCCATTTGTTTTTTCCGATCACCTGGCGCCCCAAAACCAGCGAGTATGCTTCACCAGATTCCGTCATACGTTCCAAATTGGAAAGAAGCTTCTGCGGTCGAACTCCTAATGATGCATCCAGTACAATGTCAAGACTTGCCGTTTGAAGGTTCGGTCCCCCAAATTCCACCAATGGCTTTATGCCGATCCTATCCATCGTGTTCCACGTGGAAGAGATTTCACGCTTCAGATTCTTAAATGTCAGCACCTGGTTATCCGAAACCCTGAAACGGATCCCCCCAAATAGTCCAACCATTATCCACCATCCCTTTCTAACACTTCTACCCGACGCTTTAAGTCGACCAACTCCGCCAGCGATATGCTCCCAGCGCTTCCACACATCTGAATGTCCGGCGCCCGGACTGTATATACACCATTCTCCAAGGCTTCATAGGCATCTGCGCCAAAATTTTTTCGGTAATCCACGCCGCCCGGCGGCAAATCTGCTTCTCCCCAGAATCGTCCCATAACGATCCCCGAACTACTATCATTTGACAAATGCAACACCACGACCTGATCCCCGACGGCCGGCGGAGAAAACTCTGCCCGGAATGCAAACAGCTGCAATTGCCCAGTCGTACTGCCTCTGTCCGGATAATACACCTGCGCCGTACCCTGTTCCAGATTGACCGTTGATATAATCCCTACTCGCACAATATCCATCTTGTCTACCACTCCGTATCGCTGTCCGCCGGTCCCTCCGGCGTTCCGTTTACAATCTCCGCCATCTTTTTTTCGATCCCTGTCTGCCTGTTCACACCTTCAGCTTCGGTAACGATTCTGCTTAAATTCACCTGCATACCATAGGATTTTTTTGTAATGCTATGGGCAGTCTTTTCAATAAAGTATTTTCCGTCCATCTTCCCAAAACCAGATAGCCGAACCGTATTCGTCGCGGCTAGAGACAGCTTTGGTGGGAGCGTAAGCTGCATGGTAGCCGCTTTTCGGTTTGCATTCAGGATCGCTCCTTCTCCGATCAGTCTGGCGTCTGCTTCGTTATCCGCCTTTTGTGTGGTTTTATAAAGCCGCTCCTCGGTTCCTACGAGCACATCCACCGTCTGTTTGCTTCCCGGATTCGTATAGCTCACACGCGCACCGGTGTATGTCCCCTGCATGGTGCTTTTATAGCTCCACTTAGATACCTGGTCTGGCGTAATTGTCATAACCGGGGGCTTTGCAAAATAGTCCAGATAGTCCCAGATGACCAGCCGGTTTGCATATACCTTAATCCCCAGACCATACTTTCCACAAAGTCGTTTTATAAAGTCGCTGTCCGTCTGCTGGCTTTGCTCGGTCTTGGATATCTGGATTTCCTTTCGCACATCATAAACCAGGGCGAGCCCGTACCTGGCGGCAATCTCGCCCGCAATCAGCTGTAAGGTCGCCTGGGACCAGGTTTTTGTGTTCTCAGATTCTTTGAAGCTGGAATTTACCGGGGCAGACACTCCATTGATGTTTCCTTTTATTGGAGGGCCTGCAAAGTCAAAATCATCGACCACAAAAGCCCCACATAGGAATGCCATTTTCTCCCCGCTATAATTCCAGTTCTCAAGCACAATGGTTGGTGTAATGATGTCTCCTGTTTGCGGGATCCAGGAATTTACCCATTTTAGATCCCTGTCTATGACTGACAAGGAAATCGTGTCGGATTCGTCAACTGAATCCACATAAGAAAACCGCTCCAGATATGTATCAAGCATTTCATTCACGACGGTTCCATTATAGGCAATTTTCACGCGTTTGTTCCTGGTTGTGCTCATATGGCCCCCTTCACCTCCATAGTGGCAAATCATCCGGTGAATCCGCAGGAAGTTCCGGCGTTGCCACCGTAATCCCGGCAGGAAAAATAAAATAATCTAACAATGGAAAATTATTTTCCATCAAATAGTCCATGTGTTTCTCAGCTCCATATACCTTTTTAGCTATCATATCCCAGGTATCTCCCTGGATTGTTTGATAAGTCGCTTTCATAATAATCACCCTCTCTAAAACAAATACAAAAATATTTGTTTTTTCTATTGACACATATAATTATATGTGTTATTATAATATTGTCAGGAGGGCATCATACATGAAAAGCTATTCATCAAGAGAAGTGATCAAAATGTTAAAAGCAGATGGTTGGTATGAAGTAAATGTGGTGGGAAGCCACCACCAGTATAAACATCCAACCAAGAAGGGGCGCACAACAGTCAAACATCCTGACAAAGACATCCCCAGAAAAACGCTCGATAACATTGAATCACAGTCGGGGCTAAGATTCAGATAGCCCCGGCCTCTCCTGACAACTTAATTGAGGAGGTATTGCTATGAAAAAAACAGAACGTTATTTCTACCCCGCTATTTTCACTTATGAATCCGGCCAGGAAATTGCCGTAACCTTTCCCGACTTGAATTGCGCTACCAGCGGCACGAACGATGATGATGCCCTGTTATCCGCTCGTGAACTTCTTGGTTGCGTCCTTAATGGTCTGGAAGAAGATGGTGAGGAAATTCCCGCACCAACGTCGTTATCAAAAATTGAGATTCAGCCAAACGAACGCGCGGTTCTGATCGATGTTTATATGCCATCCATCCGAATGGCGCAGATGAACCGATCCGTCAATCGAACTGTTACGCTTCCTGCTTGGCTTAATGCCGCTGCCCTTGAGCATAATATTAACTTTTCTCAGGTTCTCCAGGAAGCTTTGAAATCGCAGCTCCACGTTTGATAGGAGGAGGGCGCCGTCCCTCCTCCATTGTTTTAGGAGAACGATGCCCTGTACTTCTCATTCTGATATCTTTCCATGAACTCCACAAATCTTTCATAGTCTTCCCGTAGAATATCCCGGAACCGGTTTTCATCTCCACCTCCCGGCGGCATCTGGATTGTCGGGCTGTATACCGGGGAAAAAGAGGAGCTGTTGTAATTCTCCGCTGCGATTCCAGTCGAAAAGCTTTCATACATTTTACCGTAGTCATTCGCCTCGTAAGCTCCAAGAGCCTCTCCCGCCTCCTGCCATAATGCCATGGAACGGCTTGATCCATCTATCGGAATGGCGTACTCCGGGCTGTCCTCCGCAAACCATGAAAGCGTAGGGCGGTTGATCAGGCCTCCTTTTGCATTGTGATCGATTTTTTTCATTCCTCCAGCCCCCGGCAGGGTCCCGCTCCTGTACTGTGTAACTGTATTTAAAGTGATCGGGATTTCAGCCTGTACACCTTCCGCAAAGGTGTTTCGGATTGCTTCCAGTATGTTCCGCGCTTCTGCTTGAATCTGCCCATTCTTAGCACTAATCTCCTGTATTACTGTATCCGGTATCTGCCCGGTCTGCTGACTTACTGTAGACACCAAGAGCGCGTAATCCGCATCATTTGCGATCACTCCACCCAGCATATTCCAGATACTTTCCTTGTCACCAGTTACAGCCGATATCTCCGTCATATCATTCAGTGCATCCGTTATGATCTCCGAGGGCTGAAAGCCAGAAACCGCCATCTGTTGTTTCAGCTGCTCCATATCCTCCTGCGTCGGAAGCATTCCCTCCATCAGGATCTTAACAGCATTCTTTGCGTCAGCACTCATTCCTGCTGCCGCGATGCTATCGGTTATGAGTTTGTCAAACCCCGACAGGAAACTCTCCGGCGTTGTGCTGTTTTCCATCAAGGCCGGGAGCCCTTCCTGAATCTGCTGGTTCATTGCATTCAGGGCTGGCTCTATCTCATCTCCATAAGCAGATAAAATCGCATCCTTCATTACCTGGTAGCCGTTCTGGATCGTCTGAGCTTTCTGCTCATAATATGCCGCCAGAGCGTCAGCTGACTTAGAGTCAAATTCTTCTTGCGTGATTCCGCCGTCCATTCCGTTTTCACCAGCAAGACGCTGCGCGTTTAAGCTTGTCAGGATCTGCTTATAAGATTCATCAATACCCGCTGTTGCCTTATCCGTGTATTCCTGTATGGATGCCTGTAGATTTTGGAAGGTGTCTCCGGTCAGTATATCTGCTCCGGCATATCGGTTTTTCAGCATCTGAAGCTCTGCGGAGTTCTCCGCCTCAGCAATCATGGACGTGATCTCTGAGATGTCCTTCAGATAGCTATCAACAATCTCCTGTCTGGGCAGGCTTAAACCTTCCTCGGTTATATGCTTTAATGCAACCTGTAATCCTGATTGCAGCGGCTTCAATTCGTCGTACAATGCCTGGTAAAAATCACCGCTTCCATCAGTCAGGCTGTTTCCTGTGGTGCTGTCTTCCCCGAACACGATCCCCACTGCCAGCTTCATTTCATAGCCGCTGTTAGTGATATATTCCTGGGCATTTTTCATATAGCTTTCCACAGCTGTGACATATGACTGCGTATCGCTCTCGTCAAATGCAATGCCAATGGACAGCTTCCACTCGGCCTTCTGGATTTCTCTCAAGCTGGAAGCAAGAGACTTTTCCAACTCCCGCACCGTTCCGGAAACTTCGCCAAAACTGTCCAGCTGGTCAAAAATATTTCCACCACCGCTGACAATGTGGCGGGCCGCTTCATCCAGTTCCTCCACAGACAGCGCGATCTGTCCAAAGTGCTCTGCAAGATTCGCCTTCGCCGCTCTGTGCTCCGCATTTTCTATCGCTGTGGCAATTCCGGCGATGGATCCTATCGCAAGCCCCGCTGCTGCCACCGGCCATGCGCTCATCATCCCGGACAGGGTCCCCAGCATCGCAATTCCATTTTTCGCCACCTGCGCCGTCTTGAATGTTCCAAATGCTGCTACGATTCCGGTAATAGTCCCCTTCACCACATCAGGATGCTTCAGGCACCAACTTCCAAAATTCAGTACCGGCTGGAATCCTTCTTTTGCACTTTTTCCGAATTGCTTAAGCTGCCTTTGGATTGTCGGCATATCTTCCCGTAACTCCCCGGTAAAACTAACAATCCACCCGGTTGCATCCCGCGTGAGTTCCCGTAGGTTTCCGGAAAAGCCTTCGTAAATTTCAATCCCAGCCCCCTCCGCTGCGCTTTTCATAAGCGTCAGATCTCCGGCGAGATTATCTATTCTCACCTCTGACATGCGCTTTGCCGCATCAGTGCTGTTATCAATTGACTGTGACAGTTTTTCAAAATCCTTATTGGATGCCGTGACTATGGCGAGCAGTCCAGACATGCCTTCTTTTCCAGCTATTCCGGCAGCATACTCCGCTTTCTCCGCCTCAGATAGTCCGGAAAATGCTTCTCGCATCTCTGTCAACTGCTGCCTAAACGGCTTCATGTTGCCTTCTCCATCTACTAGCGATATTGACAAGGCTTCCATATATCCCCGCATCTGTTTCGTCGGTTTCGCAAGATTCGTAAGCATGGTACGCATTGCCGTTCCTGCTTTCTGTCCTTTAATTCCGGCGTTTGCCATTAATCCCGTAGCAACTGCCACGTCCTCAATGGTATATCCAAATGCTCCGGCAACCGGTGCGACATACTGGAATGTCTCACCCATCATCGCCACGTTGGTATTTGAGTTGGAAGATGCCTGCGCCAGAACGTCAGCAAAATGCCCGGCTTCGTTGGCTTGCATTTCAAATGCTGTCATGGCATCCGTCACGATGTCTGACACCATTCCCAATTCCTCACCAGAAGCTGCCGCTAAATACATGATGCCAGGAAGCCCGCCGATCATGTCCCCGGTCTTCCAGCCTGCCATCGCCATGTATTCCAGCCCTTTTCCTGCCTCCTCCGCAGAAAATTTTGTGGTTTCGCCCATTTCCTTTGCCAAGGCTGTCAGCTTCTCCATGTCCCCTGCGGAGCTCTGTGAAATAGCCTGCACTGTACTCATTTGCGATTCAAATCCCATACCAACCGCAGTAGAAGCTCCCAGGATGGCTGCGGTTCCCGCTGCCGCCAGCTTCGCACCCTTTACGATTCCACCAAAGACTTTGTCTGACGCCCTACCGAGTGCATCAATCCCCTTCACGCTCATCCCGCCAAAGGAATCCCCGATATTCCGGCCTGACAAACCTGCCTGCCTTTCCAGTCCGTTTAATTCATTCCTGGCTTTTCGTATCGATGCGGCAAGCGAGGCATCCGTGCCTCCGGATATCATAATTTCCAGTTCATAATTCTTTTTTCCAGATGCCACTTAACCCCGCCTCCTTCTCCCAGCCTGTGACCGTTCTTCCTTGGCCAGATCCGCTGCTTCACGCATAAACCTGCAGGACTGTTCTATCGGCAAGTCATAAAAAAACTGCGGACCGGACTTTGTGTACCGGCCTGCAGCAATGAATGCCCTGTTTGCTTTCTGGATGTCCGCCGGGCAGCTTATTCCGACATTAAGAAAAAACGGTATACCCTGTTTTTAAGATACACCGAATCCTTGGCTTTAAGCTCCATAACGGCCTCCAGTGGAATCTTACATACGCGCGAAGCGATAACCTGCGCAAATAAAAGTGTGCTCTCCTGCAGCGCGATCTCATTCCCGCCCTGCGCGGAATACAAGCTATAGATCGTATTGAGCTCCCGCCCAGTCATATCCCGCAGCCTGGTCATATCCAACCGGGTGATATGCATCCCCTGATAATCTACTGGTGTATTCAGATCCAGAATCAGATAATCCTTTACCGCTTCCGCTTCCTGTTCTCCTACTTTTTTATCCTTATCCATTTCCTTCCTCCTAGCACATATTTTTGACATCTTTCAAAACATCTTTGCCGTTTACAATGTAAACTCCATTTAACCTGTCGATCTCCAGCATAGTTTTTCCATTTAAGACCAGCTTGTAATAGCTAAGCCCCAAGGTAACACTAGAGTTCATCTTTGCCCCGGCCTTCGCAACTCCAGGTGTAAATTTTTTCATCAGTCCGCGTACAGAAACGCTGACAGACCGATAACCAATCGCCCCAGTTCCTGCATCGGACCCCTGCAGGGCTCCGTTCAGCGTGAGGTCCGCAGCTTCCGACGGATCCATAACAGAAAAAATATCCTCGCACAGCGACAGGAACCCGATCTCCATTTCCATATCTTCGATCAGTCCAATCACCGGGATGTCCATGTTCCCGCCGGTCCCAGCCCCTTCCATGCTATCGGTCAGATTCGTAACCTCAGGGAGCGTCACCTCTCCGGCTATGCCGATGAGCTGCCTTCCGTTTTTGTACACGTTAAAACGATTCATTAAATGCGGTTTGAACATTCTTTATCCCTCCTGATTCATAGTTGTCTCCAGTGCGGCTACATCAAACTCCATCAGGGCGTTGATGTACTCAGCTGGAGTAAACGGTGCAAAATAGATATGCAACTTTAAGTGCCCGGCCAGTACATCCTCCAGCGTGTTTTCATTCTGTTTGAAGTCTGCATAAAGTCCGGCGCACATGCCAGCAGCAGTCAGGCTGTTCCCCCAGATATTAAAGCTGTTTACGATATCATCCACAAGCCTCCGGTTCATGCTGCCGTCCAGCCGTTTCCTGTACTCCACAACAAAATAGTTCGCCACATAGTCAAACATCCGCCTGCACCCGATCCAGCGGTCCTTCGGATCCGTATTACCGGGATAGCATCCGGTATTATTGCCGTATGACTTCCAGGTAACGTCGCGGAAGGCCGTCACAATGCCCGCGCCATTTACAGCTCCGGCCTGTGTCTGGTCAAGAAGGATCTCTGTCCCGTCCGCAAGGACAGCCCCATCTGCGTTCAGTTCCTTATTGGACGGATACAGATATGGGACATCGTTATTGGCTACTGTATTGTAACTCATCATGGCGCCGTATACCGCAGAATAGCGGTACCGCTTTCCTCCCGCTGTCACCATGGGCCATAATACGATCGCGTGCTCATCATAGTATCCCATATCCTCCTTCACTTTTTCGCAATCGCTGTATTTCTTTGCGAGCTCCGTATCCAGATCCAGAAGGCAGGTGCAGCGAAAAGCTCCAGAAATATCCCTACATTTTTCCTGCAATGCCGCGCCAATGTTCGGTTTCTGCGTCCATCCAGGGGCCAGAAGCATTCCGGGTGATACTCCATACAGCGGGTAGATCTGACGCAGCACTTCCATCCCGGTTTCTTTCCCGGTTTCCACATCGTATGCGCCGATCAGATCTTCTTCTGTCACCATATCCGGATCGATGAATTTTCCCGTTACGGTCAGCTCGGCCACTCCATATGCTACGCCTGCACTGAGCAATGTGATCACCAACTGCCCATAGCTATCGAAATCCACAATGTAGTCCGTCCCTTCCACGAGTGCATACGGCTCTCCAGGAAGTCCGTTCTCCCCTGCTCTTGCTTTCCCAGTCCTAGCACTGCTTAACTGCGCGGTAACGGCCACCGTGCCTTTTAAAATCCCCTCAGCATCTACCGTGGCCTGATGGTTTTTCACCTCGCAGGTCTTTTCCGGAAATTCCTGCATATGCCGCTCCGGATCCAGTACATTCACAAAAATGACCGGATTAACCTGAAACAGTTTGAAGCTTGCATCCATGCTCTGGCACAGAGTATATTTTTCCCAGTCATCACTATACCCCAGCGCCTCCACCGCTTCCTCAAAGCTTCCCGCTCTTACCGGTCTGTTTATCGCAGGATTCCTGGCCAGATTCACCGGCGCAGTCCCGAATATCACCTGCACTCCGTATTTTGTTGACATCGGGCTGGGGAAAGACGTTGCTTTCTCTGTAACCTCAATTCCGTGCTTATATGCCATTACTATGTCCTCCTTTTTCTGCCCGGCGATAGAGCATATTCAGACTGCTCTCCGGGTCTCTTAATTCCTTCTTTGCCTGTGCGATCTGTCCTGTATCCACCATAAGATCCGCCAAATACGGCGCAGTTTTCAGTGCCGAACTAATCCGTGGCGGGTATCCCCCGCTGAATGTTGATCCCGCCTGAAGCACCCCTTCAATTGAAGGGCCTATATACATTTTGTTCATAAAAATTCCTCCATCACTGAACCCCGACTGATCTGCGGCAGATTCCACATCATCTCTAACGCGCCAAAGAATTGCGGATAAGTGTCATCCTCCTGATATGCCATGTTCATCTGTTTATTGCACCAGAACTGACCGAGTATAGGATCATTCTGAAATCTTCCCACAACCCGTTCCATGATGGCCGTCAGAGAGTAATATCCTTTCAGCTTTTCATCGTCGTCATAGATTGCGAAGGCGATCATTACGTGGGCAAGATTTTCAGTCATCCCATCAACCGGTTTCTGATATTCGACCGTATCAATCCTTACAATAAAATACGGAAACAAATCCGTTTCCTCCCGAAAATTTCCAGTCCCGTCCGATTCCGCATCGTAAGGCATTTCTGCAAAAACCGGGAATATCGGAATTGCCTGCTGGTATCCCTTTAGCATTGCTGGCTTCCCCGCTTTATCCACCAAGGATACCTCCTTTGCCAGCTGCTCGATTTCTGCTATCAGCTGCCGCTGAAGCTCGTTAATCGTCATGTTAACCTCCCAGTACCTGGTCTACGAATTTTCGCAGATTCTCCTGCAGATCCCCGGCAATGAATGGCTCTACAACGCCAAACACATGCTTATCGCTGCCCAGCATGACCGGAATGGAATTACTGAACTTCTCATGGATTCCCAGTCTCCCCGCTCCTTCACGCTGCGCAACTGCCATATGTTTGACCTGTGTTCCTTTCTTACCCTTTTTTGTGTCTCGTTTCCTTATCTGATTCTTATTAGCAATGTTGTTGACAAACGCCTTGATTCCGCTCCGCTGGTATACGAGCGGTTTCATGCTTCCTGATTTCACAACCTGCACCTTCGTCACCCGGCCGCGTCTTACCTTAAATTCTTTCAGCGGTATGGGCTCCCCTTCGGAACGGATAGTCGCAGACGGGTTTCCGGAAGACGTGCTCTTTATCTTCATTGCCCTCTTAAATCCTGCATTCCTGATGGTGTAAGCGCTTTGCGCCTTATCGGACAGCCGGTCTCTTGCCTGCTCTGCAGTCACTTTTAAGGCCTTCTTCAACACCTTGTTCTGTTCCTTTGGCTCCACCTTGCCCAGCACCCGTTTCACCTCATCCATATTAATCCCAATCAGCAAGATTGCTTTCATGATCTTACCGCCTCCAGACTGATAGAATAGATCCCGGCCTCATCCACCGCGTCCGTGATGATATACGCTTTCCCATCCAGTTCCAGGCTGCGCCCCAGAGCTGGAAGCCGCCCAAACTCCTGGCCCGATACGTAAAACAGGACCTGCTTTTTGTAAATCCCCTGCCGGTATTCCTGCTGCCCCTTCTGGCGTTTTTCTCTCTCGATCATTTCAATATCGTCAATGATGATCGTCATCTTCCGATTTCCGACCAGATGCTCCTCTCCAAACTCCTCCGGGTTTAAGAACACCCGTTTGACATCCCTCTGAAGAAGCGCCTTGAACCCCAGCATCACCTCACACCTCCAGCGCTTTGCTGACGCCTCTGGCACTCAAAACAGCAATGATTTCATTCACTTTTGCAAGAATGTCAGGGGTATCTGCGTTTTCCTCCAGGGGCAACAACTCTGTCGCTTCACCAATCAGTCCGATCCCAGGCTTTCCTTCCGGGCCGGGCTGGGCGGCCTGGGCAGCCGCCTCCTCCAATTCATTGAGCCTTTCCGCCGTGATCAATTCACCATTCATCCACTTATGCGCTGTATATGCCATCATGTACCTCCTGATTATCCCAGCAGTTTTACTGTTACTGCAGCCGCCGCTTCCGCGGCATCTGCAACCGCATAGCCTGCTTTTGGAAGTTCTCCACTTACTCCTTCCGCGGCCTTAGTTGCTGTAATGCCATCCACAGAATAGTACACTTCCGTTCCGGCTGTAATCGTTTCACCAGCCTTTTTATCCATTTTGAAAACGCCCTCCATATGGATGCTCCCGGTCTCTCCTTTCGGGATCGGCCCTCCCGCCACGCCAATCCGGCTTCCAAATACTACTACGTCACCGGCATTGATCACTGTGCTTCCAGTGTTTTTGTAATCCAGGCTTTCGCCTTTCTGAACATAACCTGCTTTCATATCGTTTCATCCTCCTTATTTGATGATCTCGCCCGGGTTTTTAGCAATTCCACGGAAGTCGCGTACCGAGATTCCCCAGTCAGTGTAAATGTCCCAGGTATATCCCAATGTACCAGGAGCCTCCATGCGGCGCACAATCGGTGTCTCCTGTCCATTCAAGTAATCCACCTGAATAGACTTTGCACTCATAGGATCTGCTACCATGAACCACGGCGCTGCCTTGTCCCCGGCTAAAGCATTCAATACCGGCGTCTGTACAATATTGATCGGATAGTTGTACAGCGGGTTGATATCATTGTTTGCGCTTCCGGTAACCTGTGTGGAATGAAGGATGACTGCCAGGTCAAACTCGTATCCTACCGGTACGATAATCCACTTCGGCGTTACATAGATAGCATCGCCAAACTGGTCTTTCTGCTTCTGCATCTGCAGGATGATCTGCTGGATGGCCTGCTG
Encoded here:
- a CDS encoding phage tail sheath family protein, with protein sequence MAYKHGIEVTEKATSFPSPMSTKYGVQVIFGTAPVNLARNPAINRPVRAGSFEEAVEALGYSDDWEKYTLCQSMDASFKLFQVNPVIFVNVLDPERHMQEFPEKTCEVKNHQATVDAEGILKGTVAVTAQLSSARTGKARAGENGLPGEPYALVEGTDYIVDFDSYGQLVITLLSAGVAYGVAELTVTGKFIDPDMVTEEDLIGAYDVETGKETGMEVLRQIYPLYGVSPGMLLAPGWTQKPNIGAALQEKCRDISGAFRCTCLLDLDTELAKKYSDCEKVKEDMGYYDEHAIVLWPMVTAGGKRYRYSAVYGAMMSYNTVANNDVPYLYPSNKELNADGAVLADGTEILLDQTQAGAVNGAGIVTAFRDVTWKSYGNNTGCYPGNTDPKDRWIGCRRMFDYVANYFVVEYRKRLDGSMNRRLVDDIVNSFNIWGNSLTAAGMCAGLYADFKQNENTLEDVLAGHLKLHIYFAPFTPAEYINALMEFDVAALETTMNQEG
- a CDS encoding DUF2190 family protein, translating into MKAGYVQKGESLDYKNTGSTVINAGDVVVFGSRIGVAGGPIPKGETGSIHMEGVFKMDKKAGETITAGTEVYYSVDGITATKAAEGVSGELPKAGYAVADAAEAAAAVTVKLLG